The DNA window AAGGGCTGAAGatagattattttaattttaaaaaaaatatttaaaaaaaaggtttGGGAAAGGCCTAAGCCCTTCACCTCCCCTCCTGAGTCCCCCTGTGACTCCATGTGGCAATATAATAATCCCTCCgccccacataatttgacccagttttctattttgggccgtcccacataatttgactcatttcacttttaccatttttggtagtggactccacattccactaactcattcctactcacatttaattataaaactaatatataaaagtgagacacacattccactaactttttcaactgacttttcattacatttcttaaaacccgtgtccggtcaaagtgtcccaaattatgtgggacggagggagtaacaacatgcagaaaaaaaaataaacaaatgaaaTGCAAGTTGTCAACGgaaaatatgagtaaaatatAGAGGTAATAAGCAGTGATGCGCATgagtaaattataaaatcatcaTTCCATTGAGTTGAAATCCAAACACTTACGTTTTGCGAAAGATGGATCACCTGAAACCAAGCCCGGCGAACTCGAGACCGTTGACGCCGATCAGCTTCATCGAGCGAGCCGCCACCGTCTACGCCGACTGCACCTCCATCGTCTACGGCTCCTCCAGCTACACATGGTCGGAGACCTATCTCCGCTGCCTCAGGGTCGCCTCCACTCTCTCTTCATGCGGCATTACCCGCGGCGACGTCGTGAGCGTCGTCGCCCCAAACATCCCCGCCATGTACGAGCTCCACTTCGCCATCCCCATGGCCGGAGCCATCCTCAACACCGTCAACATCCGCCTCAACGCCCACACTATCTCCGTCATCCTCCGCCACGCCGAGTCCAAGCTCGTCTTCGTCGATTACCAATCCGAATCAGTCGTGCTCGAAGCCATCTCTCTGTTTCCGCCTACTTGCCCTCTCCCGAGGCTCGTCCTGATCGCCGAGGAAGGCCAGCCTAGAGGTGGTTCCAAGCCAGGATTCGTGGCGGATTACGACACCGTTTTGACGAAAGGTAACCCTAATTTCGATTGGGTTCGGCCGGAGACCGAATTCGATCCGTTGACTCTGAATTATACCTCCGGCACGACCTCGGCTCCCAAAGGCGTAGTCCACAGCCACCGCGGCACTTTCCTGGTGACTATCGATTCGTTGATTTCGTGGTCGGTGCCGAAGGAGCCGGTTTTTCTATGGACGCTGCCGATGTTCCACGCCAACGGGTGGAGCTACACCTGGGGAATGGCCGCCGCTGGTGGAAACAATGTCTGCCTCCGCAGATTCGACGTCGCCGCGATCTACGCTGCGATTAACACGTACCACGTGACGCACATGTGTGGCGCGCCGGTGGTGCTCAGCATGCTCACAAATGTCCTCGGCGTGAAGCCTCTGGAAAAGCCGGTGGAAATCCTAACAGCCGGATCGCCGCCTCCGGCGGCGGTGCTTCACGGGACGGAATCGCTGGGGTTCTCCGTCAGCCATGGATACGGCCTGACGGAGACAGGAGGAGTGGTGATTTGGTCCACGTGGAAGAAGAAATGGAACAAGTTGTCATCAGCGGAGAGGGCGAGATTGAAAGCAAGACAAGGCGTTAGGAGCCCCGGAATGACAGAGATCGACGTGATCGACGCTGAAACAGGAAAAAGCGTGGAGCGCGACGGCAAGACTTTAGGAGAAATAGTGCTCTGCGGCGGCTGCGTGATGCTGGGCTATTTAAAAGACGCGGAGGGGACGACCAAGGTGATGAAAGACGGTTGGTTCTTCACTGGTGACGTGGCGGTGATGCATCGAGACGGCTATATAGAGATCAAGGACCGGTCAAAGGACGTGATCATCAGCGGCGGGGAGAATCTGAGCAGCGTGGAGGTGGAATCAGTTTTGTACGGGCACCCGGGGGTGAAtgaggcggcggtggtggcgaggCCGGACGAGTTATGGGGAGAGACGCCGTGCGCGTTTGTGAGCTTGAAGGAAGGGGTGAAGGAGAAGCCGACGGAGAAGGATGTGATTGAGTATTGCAGGGAGAGGATGCCGCGGTTTATGGTGCCAAAGACGGTGGTGTTAATGGCGGAGCTGCCCAAAACTTCCACCGGAAAAATAAAGAAGTTTGTGCTCAGAGAGGCCGCAAAGGCGATGGGATCGGCCAACATCAGTAAGCTTTAGTTCTCAATTCTGCTATGGATTTGCCTTTTGATGGAGTTTGTGGATTCCATCTGCAATTTGATGTAAGTAATATAaactgttttgttttggtttCAATATTTGATATATTGTCTTTCCTTGTCCATATTGCTGATATATTGTGGATCAGTAAGGATCTGTCAGGTTTAATTTGTGATAGTGGATTTTgtttgaaaagtaaaatgcgagaaaataaaattgaagaactcttcAAGACTACATTTTAattgatttgaattatttttgttgatACATAGTACATCCCTATTTATATGACTAGAGAAGTAAATGTGCCTAGAAACTAAATAATTGGAACTATAACACTATTAATGTTATATTCCTTGAAACTCTAAATTGATCATTTCCAATATTCTTGACTCTCATATTATATTTCCAACACTCCCtctcaagttaagtatcgagttttttcgacacttaacttgcacaATCTTCATTtggataaatagtttatactcgtatttagGAGTCCTTCACTTTTCATTGatagtttatgctcgtatcatagagtttcttcaattcatcattgatagtttatactcgtatcaagtagttatttttttttcttgaaag is part of the Salvia splendens isolate huo1 chromosome 22, SspV2, whole genome shotgun sequence genome and encodes:
- the LOC121786340 gene encoding 2-methylpropanoate--CoA ligase CCL4-like, whose protein sequence is MDHLKPSPANSRPLTPISFIERAATVYADCTSIVYGSSSYTWSETYLRCLRVASTLSSCGITRGDVVSVVAPNIPAMYELHFAIPMAGAILNTVNIRLNAHTISVILRHAESKLVFVDYQSESVVLEAISLFPPTCPLPRLVLIAEEGQPRGGSKPGFVADYDTVLTKGNPNFDWVRPETEFDPLTLNYTSGTTSAPKGVVHSHRGTFLVTIDSLISWSVPKEPVFLWTLPMFHANGWSYTWGMAAAGGNNVCLRRFDVAAIYAAINTYHVTHMCGAPVVLSMLTNVLGVKPLEKPVEILTAGSPPPAAVLHGTESLGFSVSHGYGLTETGGVVIWSTWKKKWNKLSSAERARLKARQGVRSPGMTEIDVIDAETGKSVERDGKTLGEIVLCGGCVMLGYLKDAEGTTKVMKDGWFFTGDVAVMHRDGYIEIKDRSKDVIISGGENLSSVEVESVLYGHPGVNEAAVVARPDELWGETPCAFVSLKEGVKEKPTEKDVIEYCRERMPRFMVPKTVVLMAELPKTSTGKIKKFVLREAAKAMGSANISKL